The following is a genomic window from Gammaproteobacteria bacterium.
CGAGGAGCAAAGAGCATGAGACGACCCCGCCGTAACCACACAGCGGTATTCAAAGCGAAGGTGGCGATAGCCGCCGTCAAAGGCGACCAGACGCTGGCGCAGTTGGCCGCGCGTTTCGATGTGCACCCGAACCAGATCACGCAATGCAAGGCCGAGCTCTTGCGGCGGGCGGCTGAG
Proteins encoded in this region:
- a CDS encoding IS3 family transposase — its product is MRRPRRNHTAVFKAKVAIAAVKGDQTLAQLAARFDVHPNQITQCKAELLRRAAE